A stretch of the Geovibrio thiophilus genome encodes the following:
- a CDS encoding FmdB family zinc ribbon protein: MPFYEYRCRDCGTEFSRLVFKEGDKVECTKCSGTETVRIALSHAGNGSDGCTCCTSKGCFPASGIADKE; the protein is encoded by the coding sequence ATGCCCTTTTATGAATACAGATGCAGAGATTGCGGCACAGAGTTTTCCCGTTTGGTTTTCAAAGAGGGTGACAAGGTGGAGTGTACGAAGTGTTCGGGGACGGAAACCGTGAGGATTGCCCTCAGCCACGCCGGAAACGGCTCGGACGGGTGTACATGCTGTACATCAAAGGGGTGTTTTCCTGCTTCCGGTATTGCGGATAAAGAGTAG
- a CDS encoding BMP family ABC transporter substrate-binding protein, protein MKKILLALLTAVLFTAGASAADKQIKAGFIYVGPVGDAGWTYAHDQGRLEMEKLPYVEKSTYIESVPEGADATRIITGLAKKGHNLIFTTSFGYMDPTIEVAKRNKDIIFMHCSGYKTAENVGTYFGRMYQPRYLSGVVAGKMTKSNAIGYVAAFPIPEVIRGINAFTLGVKSVNPAATVKVVWTHTWFDPGKEREAAESVLDAGADVITMHQDTPAPLQAAEKRGAYAIGYNVEMKKFAPKAYLTSPVWNWAALYKVVAEQVSKGTWKSEQIWWGMEHGLVDLAPLSDLVPADVKKIVEERKTAVKNGTTKVFTGPIKDQSGKIVVPAGKTMTDAEMLSMNFFVEGVQGSPK, encoded by the coding sequence ATGAAGAAAATTCTTTTAGCACTTTTAACGGCGGTTCTTTTCACCGCAGGCGCGTCCGCCGCCGACAAGCAGATCAAGGCAGGCTTTATCTATGTCGGACCCGTGGGTGACGCAGGCTGGACCTACGCACACGATCAGGGCAGGCTTGAAATGGAAAAGCTCCCTTATGTCGAAAAATCCACTTATATCGAATCAGTTCCCGAAGGCGCTGACGCCACAAGGATAATCACCGGGCTTGCGAAAAAAGGGCATAACCTGATTTTTACCACCAGCTTCGGTTATATGGACCCCACCATTGAAGTCGCGAAAAGAAATAAAGACATCATCTTCATGCACTGCTCAGGCTACAAAACAGCAGAGAATGTGGGTACTTACTTCGGAAGAATGTATCAGCCCCGCTACCTTTCAGGCGTTGTGGCGGGTAAAATGACAAAATCAAACGCAATAGGCTATGTTGCCGCTTTCCCCATCCCTGAGGTTATCAGAGGAATCAACGCCTTCACACTGGGCGTAAAAAGCGTTAACCCTGCCGCTACTGTAAAAGTTGTCTGGACTCATACGTGGTTCGACCCGGGCAAAGAGCGTGAGGCAGCGGAAAGCGTGCTTGACGCGGGCGCAGATGTTATAACTATGCATCAGGACACTCCTGCTCCCCTTCAGGCAGCTGAAAAAAGAGGCGCATACGCCATCGGCTACAATGTGGAAATGAAAAAATTCGCCCCCAAAGCCTACCTCACTTCCCCTGTCTGGAACTGGGCTGCTCTTTACAAAGTTGTTGCGGAGCAGGTAAGCAAAGGCACTTGGAAAAGCGAACAGATCTGGTGGGGCATGGAGCACGGACTCGTTGATCTCGCTCCCCTCAGCGACCTTGTTCCCGCAGATGTTAAAAAGATAGTTGAAGAAAGAAAAACAGCAGTTAAAAACGGCACAACCAAAGTATTCACCGGTCCCATCAAAGACCAGTCAGGCAAAATTGTCGTGCCCGCGGGCAAAACAATGACAGACGCCGAAATGCTCAGCATGAACTTCTTCGTTGAAGGCGTTCAGGGCTCACCTAAGTAA
- the trxA gene encoding thioredoxin, whose translation MAVELNESTFQTDVVESSVPVLVDFWAVWCGPCRMLTPTVEALANEYAGKIKVGKVNVDENQQLAAKYGIMSIPTVMVFKDGKVVEQFIGVQPKGVYEDALKRYI comes from the coding sequence ATGGCTGTTGAACTTAATGAGTCAACCTTTCAAACTGACGTGGTAGAGAGCAGCGTGCCCGTTCTCGTGGATTTCTGGGCTGTGTGGTGCGGACCTTGCAGAATGCTTACTCCCACTGTGGAAGCACTGGCTAATGAATATGCCGGTAAAATAAAAGTCGGCAAAGTCAATGTGGACGAAAACCAGCAGCTTGCCGCCAAATACGGCATCATGAGCATACCTACGGTCATGGTATTCAAAGACGGCAAGGTGGTTGAGCAGTTTATCGGTGTTCAGCCCAAAGGCGTTTATGAGGACGCGCTCAAAAGATATATTTAG
- a CDS encoding TIGR03960 family B12-binding radical SAM protein — translation MLDNSLLTISKPSRYVNHEINSVHKPKEGRLSFCLAFPDVYEVGMSHIGFKMLYERLNSSDLIVCERFFMPWTDAVAELKEKVFVSLESGTGLKSFDILGFSLQYELSYTNVLHSMKYAGISYFSAERGEDDPIVTAGGSCVMNPMPLKEIIDVFFIGEMEGEIVSVFETLAGMKGQSRRAKLEYLNSLSYTYVPLIQPDKTVKRNIYTGFSEDVTINSLIVPMMPAVQDRVAVEISRGCTRGCRFCQAGYIYRPSRERSIETIAKDALCQLASSGYMEVSMLSLSAADYSRLEELLVTMTRLISAEGSSLSLPSIRADRIQDFIFRELAKVRKSGFTIAPEAGSQRLRNIINKNLSEEDIISAVLKAADAGWNGAKLYFMIGLPFETDEDVLSIADLAFKVKRAAGKGRFDIKVSASNFVPKPHTPFQVFPQNTASELRRKQMLLADKLKSYRMRLSWHDVEQSVMEGVFSRGDERLGRVLALAADRGLMFDGWSECFDSNAWKQVFRDLDLTMEEFASREFHKGDSLPWSGIDSGVEVSYFEDEYEKARTEAVTADCREDACTSCGVCDFKNVLNVYAGDKLPEEPPQPEQEETFHYVFYIEKRKAGKFLSAIESIRLFTHAARIAEIKLAFTHGFNPQPKMRYLIPPPVGIECACDLLALECGRLNNFGEVQKKINRILPDGVKVKRIIPYKVNEKRVSFAGRYRLGGELPSMLDKLAAEDKAYYIKKDKKGRDKKVELAEFMLHRSGDEVILLSGETGSFNLLEFFAYHGLSRAELDVERKNLYMFQKPRPEKSSGSEDEGEDDEG, via the coding sequence ATGCTCGATAATTCTCTTTTAACCATCTCCAAACCCTCAAGGTACGTGAATCATGAGATAAACTCTGTTCATAAGCCGAAAGAGGGCAGACTCTCATTCTGCCTCGCTTTTCCCGATGTCTATGAAGTCGGCATGAGTCACATTGGCTTTAAAATGCTTTATGAAAGGCTCAACTCCTCTGATCTGATAGTCTGCGAACGCTTCTTCATGCCGTGGACAGATGCCGTGGCAGAGCTTAAGGAAAAAGTCTTTGTCTCTCTTGAATCGGGAACAGGGCTGAAAAGTTTTGATATTCTCGGTTTCTCGCTTCAATATGAGCTTTCATATACCAATGTCCTCCACAGTATGAAGTATGCGGGTATTTCGTATTTTTCAGCCGAAAGAGGGGAGGACGACCCGATAGTTACCGCAGGCGGTTCCTGTGTTATGAACCCCATGCCGCTGAAAGAGATTATAGACGTGTTTTTCATTGGCGAGATGGAGGGGGAGATAGTATCTGTCTTTGAGACCCTAGCAGGCATGAAGGGGCAGAGCAGAAGAGCGAAGCTCGAATATCTCAACAGCCTCTCTTATACCTATGTTCCGCTAATACAGCCTGATAAGACTGTTAAAAGAAATATTTACACAGGCTTCAGTGAGGATGTGACCATAAACAGCCTCATTGTTCCCATGATGCCCGCCGTGCAGGACAGGGTGGCCGTGGAGATCTCAAGGGGCTGCACGAGAGGATGCCGGTTTTGTCAGGCGGGCTACATTTACCGCCCCTCCCGTGAGCGCAGCATAGAGACAATAGCTAAGGATGCCCTGTGCCAGCTTGCCTCCAGCGGATACATGGAGGTTTCCATGCTTTCCCTCTCCGCTGCTGACTACAGCAGGCTTGAAGAACTTCTTGTCACTATGACAAGGCTCATAAGCGCCGAAGGCTCATCCCTCTCTCTGCCTTCCATCAGGGCTGACAGAATACAGGACTTCATCTTCCGTGAGCTTGCCAAGGTGCGCAAATCAGGCTTTACCATAGCTCCTGAAGCGGGCTCGCAGAGGCTCCGCAATATCATAAACAAGAACCTCAGTGAAGAGGATATTATATCCGCCGTACTGAAAGCCGCGGATGCGGGGTGGAACGGCGCTAAGCTGTATTTCATGATCGGTCTCCCCTTTGAGACTGACGAAGATGTGCTCTCCATAGCCGACCTTGCGTTTAAGGTTAAACGTGCGGCGGGCAAGGGGCGGTTTGATATAAAGGTTTCCGCCTCCAACTTCGTGCCGAAGCCGCACACACCCTTTCAGGTTTTTCCGCAGAACACTGCGTCTGAGCTGAGGCGCAAGCAGATGCTTCTGGCTGATAAGCTGAAAAGCTACCGCATGCGCCTGAGCTGGCATGATGTTGAACAGAGCGTTATGGAGGGGGTATTCTCCAGAGGTGATGAAAGGCTCGGCAGGGTGCTGGCGCTCGCCGCTGACCGCGGGCTTATGTTTGACGGGTGGAGCGAATGCTTCGACTCAAACGCATGGAAGCAGGTGTTCCGTGATCTTGACCTGACCATGGAGGAATTCGCCTCAAGGGAGTTTCATAAGGGAGATTCTCTTCCGTGGAGCGGTATTGATTCCGGCGTTGAGGTTTCATATTTCGAGGACGAATATGAAAAAGCCCGCACGGAAGCGGTTACCGCAGACTGCCGAGAGGATGCGTGTACAAGCTGCGGAGTGTGCGACTTCAAAAATGTTCTCAATGTTTACGCAGGGGATAAGCTTCCCGAAGAACCCCCTCAGCCGGAGCAGGAAGAGACATTCCATTATGTTTTTTACATAGAGAAGCGCAAGGCGGGCAAGTTCCTCTCAGCGATAGAATCTATCCGTCTTTTTACCCATGCGGCGAGGATAGCGGAGATAAAACTGGCATTTACTCATGGTTTCAACCCTCAGCCTAAGATGCGTTATCTCATCCCGCCTCCTGTCGGTATCGAATGCGCATGCGATCTCCTTGCCCTTGAATGCGGCAGACTGAACAACTTCGGAGAAGTGCAGAAGAAGATAAACCGGATTCTACCGGACGGTGTGAAGGTGAAGCGCATTATCCCTTACAAGGTGAATGAGAAGAGAGTGAGCTTCGCCGGACGCTACCGTCTCGGCGGAGAGCTTCCTTCCATGCTTGATAAGCTGGCGGCGGAAGACAAGGCGTATTATATTAAGAAGGATAAAAAGGGCAGGGATAAAAAGGTTGAGCTTGCCGAGTTCATGCTCCACCGATCCGGTGATGAGGTCATACTGCTTTCAGGAGAAACCGGTTCGTTCAACCTGCTTGAGTTTTTCGCTTATCACGGTCTGAGCAGGGCGGAGCTTGATGTGGAACGCAAAAATCTCTATATGTTCCAGAAACCCAGACCGGAAAAAAGCTCAGGAAGCGAAGACGAAGGAGAAGATGACGAAGGCTGA
- the mrdA gene encoding penicillin-binding protein 2: protein MLLKVLKDEVLEYYKHRTYWFIGIIIVMFAGLIMRLVYLQIYEYDKYKKLSENNRIRIVKVRADRGFILDRKGRLLVKNTPSYELKVVKEDAGDIDGLLRSLSKYVQIDREYALKSIQRSYFYEPAVIARGLTFEQVAEILENYNDFKGLEVDIESVREYIDSKALSHILGYLSEVTENDLKTDSSYSSGDMIGKTGIEKVYEQELRGVDGARQVEVDSYGRPIKTLSEKHTITGNDLVLTLDMDLQRALHSIFEGKKGAAVVLDIETFGVMGLYSAPTFDLNIFSPFHTSGERMSIMTDQTKPLLNRAIEGAYPPGSVYKILMGMAGLLERKVTLDTVVNCTGELRYGNFTYRCWKKEGHGPMRLIDAIAESCDVYFYQLGLNLGIDDIEKYSSILGLGKTTGIDLPNEKSGFFPGRDWKRRKFKESWYPGETIITSIGQGYMTTTPLQIAVMMAGIFNGGTVMKPKIVEFVHNPVTDVKIHTPMETVAEIEIPKWIVDAVMDGMVKVIYGNTGTGYRARVEGVSYGGKTGTAQVVSLSKTEHMEEDEIPEFMRDHAWFGAVVPEEKPKYAIAVLMQHGGSGSRSAAPVAGAIVNKLVDLGYVRAEEKGN from the coding sequence GAAAACAACCGTATCCGAATTGTCAAAGTACGGGCGGACAGAGGCTTTATCCTTGACCGCAAGGGAAGACTCCTTGTAAAAAACACACCCAGCTATGAGCTTAAAGTGGTTAAGGAGGACGCAGGCGATATTGACGGGCTGCTCCGGAGCCTTTCAAAATATGTTCAGATTGACCGTGAATACGCGTTGAAGTCAATCCAGCGCTCCTACTTTTACGAGCCTGCTGTTATCGCACGCGGGCTCACCTTTGAGCAGGTTGCGGAAATTCTCGAAAATTACAATGACTTCAAAGGGCTTGAGGTGGATATAGAATCCGTAAGGGAATATATTGACAGTAAGGCTCTCAGCCATATACTCGGTTATCTTTCCGAGGTTACGGAGAATGATCTCAAAACAGATTCCTCCTACTCCAGCGGGGATATGATCGGCAAAACCGGAATAGAGAAGGTCTACGAGCAGGAACTCAGAGGAGTGGACGGAGCCAGACAGGTTGAGGTTGACAGCTACGGGCGTCCGATCAAGACTCTTTCCGAAAAGCACACAATAACAGGAAACGACCTTGTGCTTACCCTTGATATGGACCTCCAGAGGGCACTTCACAGTATATTCGAGGGCAAGAAGGGCGCCGCCGTGGTGCTTGATATTGAAACCTTCGGTGTTATGGGGCTCTACTCCGCGCCGACTTTTGATCTTAATATATTTTCTCCCTTTCATACTTCCGGTGAGAGAATGTCAATTATGACCGATCAGACTAAACCGCTGCTCAACAGGGCAATAGAGGGTGCTTATCCGCCGGGCTCGGTATACAAGATTCTCATGGGCATGGCGGGTCTGCTGGAAAGGAAAGTAACGCTTGACACTGTTGTTAACTGTACAGGCGAGCTGCGTTACGGCAACTTCACATACAGATGCTGGAAAAAAGAAGGGCATGGTCCCATGCGGCTGATCGATGCCATAGCTGAATCCTGCGATGTGTATTTCTATCAGCTGGGGCTTAATCTGGGCATAGATGATATAGAAAAATACTCCTCAATACTGGGGCTGGGCAAGACAACAGGCATCGACCTTCCTAACGAAAAATCGGGCTTTTTTCCCGGAAGAGACTGGAAAAGGCGTAAATTCAAGGAATCATGGTATCCGGGTGAAACAATCATCACAAGCATAGGGCAGGGGTATATGACCACAACCCCGCTTCAGATAGCCGTGATGATGGCGGGCATATTCAACGGCGGAACAGTGATGAAGCCGAAAATAGTTGAGTTCGTGCATAATCCGGTTACGGATGTTAAGATACACACGCCCATGGAAACAGTTGCCGAGATAGAGATTCCCAAATGGATTGTAGATGCGGTCATGGACGGCATGGTAAAGGTTATTTACGGAAACACGGGAACAGGCTACAGAGCAAGGGTTGAGGGTGTGAGCTACGGCGGCAAAACAGGAACCGCTCAGGTTGTTTCCCTGAGCAAAACGGAGCACATGGAAGAGGATGAGATACCCGAGTTCATGCGTGATCATGCGTGGTTCGGCGCTGTGGTGCCTGAGGAAAAACCGAAATACGCCATAGCGGTGCTGATGCAGCATGGAGGATCTGGAAGCAGGAGCGCAGCGCCCGTCGCTGGGGCCATAGTTAATAAACTTGTGGATTTAGGATATGTTAGGGCTGAAGAAAAAGGAAATTGA
- the rodA gene encoding rod shape-determining protein RodA, which produces MLGLKKKEIENIDKALVTIIAIVLTMSCAAVYSASFDAQADVIRDFYEKQVLWVVLGFAVFFFISWVGHQRFVKYLPVLYVIGCVALFFVLLMPPIMGARRWLIIGGSRIQPSEFFKFIWVLTLARMFISYDDLKLGFKDIFLKMLPLIPPFVLIFLQPDLGTAGSFLVIWGIVILFIGIKRTPFVFAAVSAAVFLPVMWMFFMKDYQRQRVMTFLDPEKDPFGSGYHVIQSKIGIGSGGIWGKGFMEGTQSHLKFIPERHTDFIFSVVAEEAGLVGAAIIICMFLFMIVRVLSISMETREASGKVICVAVASYIFFQFFVNSAMTMGIMPVVGIPMPIFSYGGSSLLTFMAMLGLVNSVAMRKYNPIGA; this is translated from the coding sequence ATGTTAGGGCTGAAGAAAAAGGAAATTGAAAATATAGACAAAGCGCTCGTGACGATCATCGCAATAGTTCTGACTATGAGCTGTGCGGCAGTTTACAGCGCCTCGTTTGACGCGCAGGCGGATGTTATAAGAGATTTCTACGAGAAACAGGTTCTCTGGGTCGTTCTGGGGTTCGCTGTTTTCTTTTTCATATCTTGGGTCGGGCACCAGCGTTTTGTAAAATATCTCCCCGTGCTTTATGTCATAGGCTGCGTGGCGCTTTTTTTTGTTCTTCTCATGCCGCCTATCATGGGGGCGAGAAGATGGCTTATAATAGGCGGATCCAGAATACAGCCCTCTGAGTTTTTCAAATTTATCTGGGTGCTGACTCTTGCCAGAATGTTTATCTCTTATGATGATCTCAAGCTGGGCTTCAAAGATATTTTTCTGAAGATGCTCCCGCTCATTCCGCCGTTTGTTCTGATATTTCTCCAGCCTGATCTCGGAACGGCGGGCAGCTTCCTTGTTATATGGGGTATTGTCATTCTTTTCATCGGTATAAAGCGCACTCCGTTTGTTTTTGCCGCGGTTTCCGCCGCTGTGTTTCTCCCTGTGATGTGGATGTTCTTCATGAAGGACTATCAGCGCCAAAGAGTAATGACTTTCCTTGATCCCGAGAAGGATCCGTTCGGTTCCGGTTACCATGTTATTCAGTCTAAAATAGGCATAGGCAGCGGAGGAATCTGGGGGAAGGGATTTATGGAGGGCACACAGTCTCACCTCAAGTTTATTCCCGAAAGGCATACGGACTTCATTTTCTCAGTTGTGGCTGAGGAAGCTGGGCTTGTGGGCGCCGCTATCATAATCTGCATGTTTCTGTTTATGATTGTTCGTGTTCTGAGCATATCAATGGAGACAAGGGAAGCCTCCGGCAAAGTGATCTGTGTTGCCGTGGCTTCGTACATATTTTTCCAGTTTTTCGTAAACTCCGCCATGACAATGGGCATAATGCCCGTTGTGGGCATACCCATGCCCATATTCAGTTACGGCGGTTCTTCCCTGCTTACATTCATGGCGATGCTCGGTCTTGTTAACAGCGTCGCAATGCGAAAATACAATCCAATAGGCGCGTAA
- a CDS encoding TIGR02757 family protein, translated as MTKAERFRPFFESLYEKYNKAEYVGTDPIVYPYTVKGNTEFVAFCSSCFAYGNVKAIQGFLMSFFSEFGTEPSVLEDKPTKLYYRFQKPSDVRAFILTMKELYDGYGSIEQAFASLGGSLEESLVNFVIHMKKRGAAHGGKNGYNFLFADPVKSGAKRLRMFLRWMVRKDQVDFGIWKNYDCKDLHFIIDTHILRFAYKNGIIKNDSGTRKNLDTVTDFFRQMNPDDPAKYDFAVSRLGIAFGCTYGADEKCISCAEKDLCPFNEVSG; from the coding sequence ATGACGAAGGCTGAAAGGTTCCGTCCGTTTTTTGAAAGCCTGTACGAAAAGTACAACAAAGCTGAGTACGTGGGCACGGATCCGATTGTGTATCCCTATACAGTTAAAGGGAATACGGAGTTTGTGGCATTTTGCTCAAGCTGCTTCGCCTACGGAAACGTGAAGGCGATTCAGGGCTTTCTGATGAGCTTTTTCAGCGAGTTCGGCACAGAACCGTCAGTTCTGGAGGACAAGCCTACCAAGCTTTACTACAGGTTTCAGAAACCGTCTGATGTCAGAGCCTTCATACTGACCATGAAGGAGCTTTACGACGGATACGGTTCCATTGAACAGGCTTTTGCCTCTTTGGGCGGCAGTCTGGAGGAATCGCTGGTAAACTTTGTAATCCACATGAAAAAACGTGGTGCCGCGCACGGCGGTAAAAACGGTTACAACTTCCTCTTTGCAGATCCTGTGAAGTCCGGCGCTAAGCGTTTGAGAATGTTTCTCCGTTGGATGGTCAGAAAAGATCAGGTCGATTTCGGCATATGGAAAAATTATGACTGTAAGGACTTGCATTTTATCATAGACACACATATATTAAGATTCGCATATAAGAACGGGATAATCAAAAATGATTCAGGCACGAGAAAAAATCTTGATACTGTTACAGATTTTTTTAGGCAGATGAATCCTGACGATCCCGCTAAATATGACTTTGCAGTATCAAGACTGGGTATAGCCTTCGGCTGCACCTATGGCGCAGATGAAAAATGTATTTCATGCGCAGAGAAGGATTTGTGTCCGTTTAACGAAGTCTCAGGGTGA